The Leptospira brenneri genome includes a window with the following:
- the recR gene encoding recombination mediator RecR, whose amino-acid sequence MEDSPLSDPQFQKLIQSFSSLPGIGKKSATRIGFHILRMDPSTFRAWLSNIEEAKSKLRFCDECGGLTEDPVCSICLSEKRETGILCVVEQPEDIFFIENTKEYVGKYHVLNGAISPLDGIGPDQLRIRQLIERLEDGEIKEVLIATNPTLEGDATASYLSTVIKPMEIKITRIAHGITIGGTLEYSDQYTLGKAIKSRLTL is encoded by the coding sequence ATGGAGGATTCCCCCCTGTCTGATCCACAATTTCAAAAACTAATCCAATCCTTCTCCAGCCTTCCTGGAATTGGGAAAAAAAGTGCGACTAGAATTGGGTTTCATATTTTACGTATGGATCCTTCCACATTTCGAGCATGGCTTTCCAATATCGAAGAAGCAAAATCCAAACTTCGATTTTGTGATGAATGTGGTGGACTGACTGAAGATCCTGTTTGTTCTATCTGTCTGTCTGAAAAAAGAGAAACAGGTATTCTTTGTGTAGTGGAACAGCCTGAAGATATTTTCTTTATCGAAAACACAAAAGAGTACGTTGGAAAGTATCATGTGTTAAATGGAGCTATTTCTCCCTTAGATGGAATAGGCCCTGACCAATTGCGAATACGCCAACTGATTGAGCGATTGGAGGATGGTGAAATCAAAGAAGTTTTAATCGCCACCAACCCAACCTTGGAAGGTGATGCCACTGCTTCTTATCTTTCTACTGTGATCAAACCAATGGAAATTAAAATCACAAGGATCGCTCATGGAATTACCATTGGAGGAACCTTAGAATACTCTGATCAATACACATTAGGAAAAGCGATCAAGTCAAGGCTGACACTTTAG
- the dnaX gene encoding DNA polymerase III subunit gamma/tau: protein MSENHQVLFRKYRPQFFRDVIYQDLAVGSLQNAFKSKKIGHAYIFIGPRGVGKTTIARILAKRLNCERPDGVEPCNECTSCLEITKGNSNDVFEIDAASNSGVDNIRELRENVKFNAMGGKYRVYILDEVHMLSGAAFNALLKTLEEPPAHVVFILATTEYHKIPETILSRCQDFHFRKVPVTVLQNYIETLCEKEGLKYDSEGLFWIAKKGDGSVRDTLSFMEQAVIFTDGNLTGVKLRKMIGYHGIDTFTDFLNQLLDSTQSAQIFETLENLFQAGIDLGKFVWDFIEFLNSLLLIKDNLADRESINIPQEDLQKLKQNYRELDREVLVLLAERIFSVHEKLNLMKLRSSYEMKVYLEIQFRKLILDREKPSISGLLSKISELAKLVQGDISHIPDNLETPKKVTTPSDPPIQQKSESSQITQPEPVKPILEKPKQTLEPETKQPLESKTIPPKQEEPPKAKTTAASPSAPEDMEKLLKEKFSGMEVDPNQFKNL from the coding sequence ATGAGCGAAAACCACCAAGTACTCTTTCGAAAATACAGACCCCAATTCTTTCGCGATGTGATTTACCAGGACTTAGCCGTTGGTTCTTTACAAAATGCCTTTAAATCAAAAAAGATTGGACATGCTTATATTTTTATCGGCCCTCGTGGTGTGGGTAAAACGACCATAGCAAGAATTCTAGCAAAACGATTGAATTGTGAAAGACCAGATGGAGTAGAACCTTGCAACGAATGTACTTCTTGTTTAGAAATTACAAAAGGAAATTCTAACGATGTATTTGAAATCGATGCAGCGTCCAACAGTGGTGTTGATAACATTCGTGAACTACGAGAAAATGTAAAATTTAATGCGATGGGTGGAAAGTATCGCGTTTATATTTTGGACGAGGTACACATGCTAAGTGGGGCTGCTTTTAATGCTCTACTAAAAACATTGGAAGAACCTCCTGCACATGTTGTTTTTATTTTAGCAACAACAGAGTATCATAAAATTCCAGAAACAATTCTTTCTCGTTGCCAAGACTTTCATTTTCGAAAAGTACCGGTTACCGTTTTACAAAACTATATTGAAACACTTTGTGAAAAAGAAGGTTTAAAATATGATTCAGAAGGATTATTCTGGATCGCTAAAAAAGGAGATGGTTCCGTCCGCGATACTCTTTCCTTTATGGAACAGGCCGTTATCTTTACGGATGGAAATTTAACGGGTGTCAAACTTAGAAAGATGATTGGGTATCATGGAATTGATACTTTTACAGATTTTTTGAACCAACTACTCGATTCCACACAAAGTGCTCAGATCTTTGAAACACTAGAAAACCTTTTTCAAGCAGGAATTGATCTTGGAAAATTTGTTTGGGATTTTATTGAATTTCTAAATTCTCTACTTCTCATCAAAGATAATTTAGCAGATAGAGAATCTATCAATATTCCCCAAGAAGACTTACAAAAATTAAAACAAAATTACAGAGAACTTGATCGGGAAGTATTAGTTCTGTTGGCGGAACGAATTTTTTCCGTTCATGAAAAATTGAACCTCATGAAACTAAGAAGTTCTTATGAGATGAAAGTTTATTTGGAAATTCAGTTTCGTAAACTAATCTTGGATCGAGAGAAACCAAGTATATCTGGTTTGTTATCAAAAATTTCAGAACTCGCAAAACTAGTACAAGGTGACATTTCGCATATTCCTGATAATTTGGAAACTCCGAAAAAAGTAACCACTCCTTCGGATCCTCCTATTCAACAAAAATCAGAATCTTCACAGATTACACAACCGGAACCGGTAAAACCTATTCTAGAAAAACCAAAACAAACTCTAGAACCAGAAACCAAACAACCTTTGGAATCAAAAACCATTCCTCCAAAACAAGAAGAGCCGCCCAAAGCAAAAACTACAGCAGCAAGTCCATCAGCTCCTGAAGATATGGAGAAACTTTTAAAAGAAAAGTTCTCTGGTATGGAAGTTGATCCCAACCAATTTAAGAATTTATAA
- a CDS encoding YbaB/EbfC family nucleoid-associated protein produces MFDQMKQMREAFSQLGNIKEKQEELSKRLAQIRVTASAGAGMVEVTASADGTLTNLNINPIMFNADDKKMLEDLILSATNEVQRKAKETMAHEMKNVLGFNPSDFEGVFNQIQKDGGFPPV; encoded by the coding sequence ATTTTTGACCAAATGAAACAAATGCGAGAAGCTTTCTCGCAACTCGGTAATATCAAAGAGAAACAAGAAGAACTTTCGAAAAGGCTCGCTCAGATTCGAGTAACCGCGTCCGCTGGTGCCGGTATGGTGGAAGTCACTGCATCAGCAGATGGAACGCTCACCAATCTCAACATCAATCCTATCATGTTCAATGCGGACGATAAAAAGATGTTAGAAGATTTAATTCTATCAGCAACCAACGAAGTACAAAGAAAAGCCAAAGAAACAATGGCACATGAAATGAAGAACGTCCTTGGGTTTAATCCGAGTGACTTTGAGGGTGTATTCAACCAGATCCAAAAGGATGGAGGATTCCCCCCTGTCTGA